From Granulicella cerasi, a single genomic window includes:
- a CDS encoding SDR family NAD(P)-dependent oxidoreductase, which produces MAFSGFDLTGKVAVVVGGTSGIGLAIAKGLAEAGADVVASSRRMEQVDEAAKEIEALGRRTLRLTSDVSDRASLQTLADETIKFFGKVDILINSAGKIKRAPTVDFPEDLWDDIMDTNVTGTLRACQIFGKHMLERGYGRIVNIASLNTFVSLKEVTAYAASKAAVGALTKSLAVEWSSQGVTVNAIAPGVFRTALNAELLDKSERGKELRLRTPMNRFGKTEETVGGAVYLASDAASFVTGEILVIDGGFLASGVNQ; this is translated from the coding sequence ATGGCATTCAGTGGATTTGATTTGACCGGTAAGGTCGCGGTGGTGGTGGGCGGAACGTCGGGCATCGGGCTCGCAATCGCCAAGGGATTGGCGGAAGCCGGCGCCGATGTAGTCGCAAGCTCGCGCCGCATGGAGCAGGTGGACGAAGCCGCGAAGGAGATCGAAGCGCTCGGTCGTCGCACGCTGCGCCTGACCTCGGACGTGAGCGACCGCGCAAGCCTGCAGACGCTGGCCGATGAGACCATCAAGTTTTTTGGCAAGGTCGATATCCTGATCAACTCGGCGGGCAAGATCAAGCGTGCGCCGACGGTCGACTTCCCCGAAGATCTCTGGGACGACATCATGGACACGAACGTGACCGGCACGCTGCGCGCCTGCCAGATCTTCGGCAAGCACATGCTCGAACGCGGTTACGGCCGCATCGTGAACATCGCTTCGCTGAATACCTTCGTTTCGCTGAAGGAAGTGACCGCTTACGCTGCATCGAAGGCTGCCGTGGGCGCATTGACAAAGTCGCTGGCCGTGGAGTGGTCGTCGCAGGGCGTGACCGTGAATGCGATCGCTCCGGGCGTCTTCCGCACGGCGCTCAACGCGGAACTCCTCGACAAGAGCGAGCGCGGCAAGGAACTTCGCCTGCGCACGCCGATGAATCGCTTCGGCAAGACGGAAGAGACCGTTGGCGGTGCCGTGTATCTCGCGTCCGACGCGGCTTCGTTCGTGACTGGCGAGATCCTTGTCATCGACGGCGGCTTCCTGGCGAGCGGCGTCAACCAGTAA
- the lon gene encoding endopeptidase La, whose product MAGEFVSIIRPQAEKAANEGSHGKSYPVLPVRDTVLFPHAVLPLTVGRESSIQLIQSLGEDKTILVVAQKDARQDIPTNGDLYEVGTRATVHKVVKMPNQSLFVFTEGTERVKIGPYTQSTPFMMAEYEAVGELEAQESPELEALQRNVLAQFQEVVGSSSTLSDDLQTIAINIEEPSRLADFIVSSLPFITTAEKQELLETAEVKARLEKLNAHLAKEIEVQQLRNKIQSEVQDSVQQSQRDFYLREQMKAIQKELGDQDDTQKDIAELKEKIENAGMPEETKKDALKELGRLSRMNPAAADYSLTRNYVEWLAVLPWAKSTSEAVDIKKAQEVLDADHYGLKKVKDRILDYLSVRRLKPDMKGPILCFVGPPGVGKTSLGRSIAKALGRKFSRISLGGMHDEAEIRGHRRTYIGALPGQIIQHLKRVEVNDPVFMLDEIDKLGRDFRGDPASALLETLDPEQNSTFRDNYLDQPFDLSKVLFICTANQLDTIPGPLLDRMEIIDLTGYTEEEKVNIAETYLIPRQVKENGLKPEQIEVPRESVAMIARHYTREAGVRRLEQLVGTIARKTARKVAEGTLGEGDKFIVTPEVVTEFLGGIKVRVDTEIAERTKRPGVAVGLAWTPVGGDVLFIEANKMKGKGHFSMTGQLGDVMKESVQAAHTWIRSNAASLGLDDEVLKELDIHVHVPAGAIPKDGPSAGVTMATALVSLLTDRPVRPLLAMTGEITLSGNVLPVGGIKEKFLAAKRAGVRDVILPIDVKSNVEEDLTADQVEGVTIHYASRIEDVLEVALPKTLREATEAEQVRQEVLAVNE is encoded by the coding sequence ATGGCAGGTGAATTTGTAAGCATCATTCGTCCTCAGGCCGAGAAGGCTGCTAACGAGGGATCCCATGGGAAGTCGTATCCCGTTCTTCCTGTGCGAGATACGGTGCTTTTCCCCCACGCAGTGCTGCCTTTGACGGTGGGTCGCGAGAGCTCCATTCAGCTCATCCAGTCATTGGGTGAGGACAAGACGATCCTGGTCGTCGCGCAGAAGGATGCGCGCCAGGACATCCCGACCAACGGCGATCTGTATGAGGTAGGCACCCGCGCGACCGTGCACAAGGTCGTGAAGATGCCGAACCAGAGCCTTTTCGTCTTCACGGAAGGCACGGAGCGTGTCAAAATCGGCCCCTACACGCAATCGACGCCGTTCATGATGGCGGAATACGAAGCGGTGGGCGAGCTTGAGGCACAGGAGTCGCCGGAGCTGGAAGCGCTGCAGCGTAATGTGCTGGCGCAGTTTCAGGAAGTTGTCGGGTCGTCTTCGACGCTGTCGGATGATCTTCAGACGATCGCGATCAACATCGAAGAGCCGAGCCGTCTGGCTGACTTCATCGTCTCGAGCCTGCCGTTCATCACCACGGCGGAGAAGCAGGAGCTGCTCGAGACCGCTGAGGTGAAGGCGCGGTTGGAGAAGCTGAACGCTCATCTGGCGAAGGAGATTGAAGTCCAGCAGCTTCGCAATAAGATTCAGAGCGAAGTGCAGGACTCCGTGCAGCAGTCGCAGCGGGACTTTTATCTGCGCGAGCAGATGAAGGCGATCCAGAAGGAACTCGGCGATCAGGACGACACGCAGAAGGACATCGCCGAGCTGAAGGAAAAGATCGAAAACGCGGGCATGCCCGAGGAGACGAAGAAGGACGCGTTGAAGGAGCTCGGCCGCCTGAGCCGCATGAACCCTGCGGCCGCCGACTACTCGCTCACGCGTAACTACGTGGAATGGCTGGCCGTGCTGCCGTGGGCGAAATCGACCTCGGAAGCCGTGGACATCAAGAAGGCGCAGGAAGTGCTCGACGCCGACCACTATGGCTTGAAGAAGGTGAAGGACCGCATCCTCGACTACCTCTCGGTGCGTCGTTTGAAGCCGGACATGAAGGGACCGATCCTGTGCTTCGTCGGACCTCCGGGCGTGGGTAAGACCTCGCTGGGCCGTTCGATCGCGAAGGCGCTTGGCCGCAAGTTCTCGCGTATTTCGCTGGGCGGTATGCATGACGAAGCCGAGATCCGCGGACATCGTCGCACGTACATCGGCGCGCTGCCGGGCCAGATCATTCAGCACCTGAAGCGCGTGGAGGTGAACGACCCTGTGTTCATGCTCGACGAAATCGACAAGCTGGGCCGCGACTTCCGTGGCGACCCCGCAAGCGCGCTGCTGGAGACGTTGGACCCGGAGCAGAACTCGACCTTCCGCGACAACTACCTCGATCAGCCGTTCGATCTGTCGAAGGTGCTCTTCATCTGCACGGCGAACCAGCTCGACACGATCCCCGGACCGCTGCTTGATCGTATGGAGATCATCGACCTCACGGGCTACACCGAGGAGGAGAAGGTCAACATCGCCGAGACGTATCTGATCCCGCGTCAGGTGAAGGAGAACGGCCTGAAGCCGGAGCAAATCGAGGTTCCGCGTGAGAGCGTCGCGATGATTGCGCGGCACTACACCCGTGAAGCAGGCGTGCGCCGACTCGAGCAACTGGTTGGCACCATTGCGAGAAAAACAGCTCGCAAGGTGGCCGAAGGCACGCTTGGCGAAGGGGACAAGTTCATCGTGACTCCGGAGGTGGTGACGGAGTTTCTGGGCGGCATCAAGGTGCGTGTCGATACCGAGATTGCCGAACGCACGAAGCGCCCTGGCGTAGCGGTTGGCCTGGCGTGGACGCCGGTGGGCGGCGACGTGCTCTTCATCGAAGCCAACAAGATGAAGGGCAAGGGGCACTTCAGCATGACGGGCCAGCTGGGCGATGTGATGAAGGAGTCAGTGCAGGCTGCGCATACGTGGATTCGTTCCAATGCGGCGTCGCTTGGGCTGGATGACGAGGTTCTCAAGGAGCTCGACATTCACGTCCATGTGCCGGCGGGCGCGATCCCGAAGGATGGTCCTTCGGCGGGTGTGACGATGGCGACGGCGCTGGTGTCGTTGCTCACAGATCGTCCGGTACGTCCGCTGCTGGCGATGACGGGCGAGATCACGTTGAGCGGCAATGTGCTGCCGGTGGGTGGCATCAAGGAGAAGTTCCTTGCGGCCAAGCGTGCCGGTGTGCGCGACGTGATCCTGCCGATCGATGTGAAGTCGAACGTCGAGGAAGACCTCACGGCTGACCAGGTGGAAGGCGTGACGATCCACTACGCTTCGCGCATCGAGGATGTGCTCGAGGTCGCGCTACCGAAGACGCTGCGCGAAGCAACGGAAGCCGAGCAGGTTCGCCAGGAAGTGCTTGCCGTAAACGAGTAG
- the uxaC gene encoding glucuronate isomerase has product MLDKNRLFPADPATRSIAAKLYDSVRDLPIISPHGHTDPQWFADNQPFPNPTALFIQPDHYIFRMLYSQGVSLESLGIPQTDGKQQADPREVWRIFAKHYYLFRGTPTRLWLDYAFQELFGINERLSEANADACYELIDRALQTPDFLPRALFDRFKLEVLATTDAAVDTLEHHQKIKASGWKGRVLPTFRPDAVIDVEFAGFRENLQKLGEVSGEDVSSWKGYLDALRKRRAFFKQNGATATDHGHASALTADLSLSEATALYERIYTGKLKAGDAELFQAQMLTELAGMSVDDGLTMQLHPGSFRNHNTKLYEKFGRDKGADIPTPTEYVRALRPLLSKYGNEANFTFILFTLDESTYSRELAPLAGHYPCLRLGPSWWFHDSPEGMTRFREQATETAGFYNTVGFNDDTRAFLSIPARHDVARRVDSAFLARLVAEHRLDEDEAFALAQDLTVNLVRKAYRL; this is encoded by the coding sequence ATGCTGGACAAGAACAGGCTGTTTCCCGCCGACCCTGCTACCCGCTCCATTGCTGCAAAGCTGTACGACAGCGTGCGTGACCTGCCGATTATCAGTCCGCACGGGCATACCGATCCACAGTGGTTCGCCGACAATCAGCCGTTCCCGAACCCAACGGCGCTCTTCATTCAGCCGGACCACTACATCTTCCGAATGCTGTATTCGCAGGGTGTTTCGCTGGAATCGCTCGGCATCCCGCAGACGGATGGCAAGCAGCAGGCGGATCCGCGCGAGGTCTGGCGCATCTTCGCCAAGCACTACTATCTCTTCCGCGGAACGCCGACGCGCCTGTGGCTCGACTACGCGTTTCAGGAGCTATTCGGTATCAACGAGCGTCTGAGCGAAGCCAACGCTGACGCCTGCTACGAACTGATCGACCGCGCTCTGCAGACGCCGGATTTCTTGCCGCGTGCGCTGTTTGACCGCTTCAAGCTCGAGGTGCTCGCCACCACCGACGCGGCTGTGGATACTCTCGAGCACCATCAGAAGATCAAGGCCAGCGGATGGAAAGGGCGCGTTCTGCCGACCTTCCGCCCGGATGCTGTGATCGATGTCGAGTTTGCGGGCTTCCGCGAGAACCTGCAGAAGCTCGGCGAGGTTTCCGGCGAAGATGTGTCGAGCTGGAAGGGCTATCTCGATGCGCTGCGGAAGCGCCGCGCGTTCTTCAAGCAGAACGGTGCTACGGCCACTGATCACGGTCACGCCAGCGCGCTGACGGCCGACCTTTCGCTCTCTGAGGCGACCGCGCTGTATGAGCGCATTTACACCGGCAAGCTGAAGGCAGGCGACGCCGAGCTCTTCCAGGCGCAGATGTTGACCGAACTCGCGGGCATGAGCGTGGACGACGGCCTCACGATGCAACTTCATCCGGGTTCGTTCCGCAACCACAACACCAAACTCTACGAGAAGTTCGGTCGCGATAAGGGCGCAGATATTCCGACGCCTACCGAGTATGTGCGCGCGCTGCGACCGCTGCTTTCGAAGTACGGCAACGAAGCGAACTTCACCTTCATCCTGTTCACTCTGGATGAGTCGACCTACTCGCGCGAGCTTGCGCCGTTGGCGGGGCATTATCCTTGCCTGCGCCTTGGGCCGTCATGGTGGTTCCATGATTCACCGGAGGGCATGACGCGCTTCCGCGAGCAGGCGACCGAGACAGCAGGCTTCTACAACACCGTCGGCTTCAACGATGACACGCGTGCGTTCCTGTCGATTCCGGCGCGCCATGATGTCGCCCGCCGCGTGGACTCGGCGTTCCTTGCGCGCCTCGTCGCGGAGCATCGCCTGGATGAAGACGAAGCCTTTGCGCTCGCGCAGGACCTCACCGTAAACCTCGTGCGCAAAGCGTATCGCCTCTAG
- a CDS encoding alpha/beta hydrolase, producing MSHPTPIKNVVLVHGAFADGSSWSKVIPYLQGKGLRVVSVQIPLTSFEDDTAATKRAVEAQDGPVILVGHSYGGVVITEVGCSDKVAGLVYIAAFAPDSGQNIVEISKPFPVPPGMSTLAPQADGFVLLTDEGVKENFAQDLTDAEKEILIAVQPMTAGAIFGAKVMKAAWHDKPTWYSVSSKDHMIAPEHEESMAKQMNATTIVLPSSHVPMLSHPKEVAELIEKATTLSK from the coding sequence GTGTCACACCCAACACCCATCAAGAATGTAGTGCTCGTTCATGGGGCTTTTGCCGATGGATCGAGCTGGTCCAAGGTCATTCCATACCTGCAGGGAAAGGGACTGCGCGTTGTCTCCGTGCAGATTCCGCTAACGTCGTTTGAAGACGACACGGCCGCAACCAAGCGAGCTGTAGAGGCGCAGGACGGCCCCGTGATTCTCGTCGGCCACTCTTACGGTGGTGTAGTGATCACTGAGGTGGGTTGCAGCGATAAGGTTGCCGGTCTCGTGTATATCGCCGCGTTTGCTCCGGACAGCGGGCAGAACATCGTTGAGATCAGCAAGCCCTTTCCTGTGCCGCCGGGCATGAGCACGCTCGCACCGCAGGCTGACGGATTCGTTCTGCTCACTGACGAAGGCGTGAAAGAAAACTTTGCGCAGGACCTGACTGACGCTGAGAAGGAGATCTTGATCGCTGTTCAGCCAATGACGGCGGGCGCGATCTTTGGCGCGAAGGTGATGAAGGCTGCGTGGCATGACAAGCCTACCTGGTACTCCGTTTCGAGCAAAGATCACATGATCGCGCCGGAGCACGAAGAAAGCATGGCGAAGCAGATGAACGCGACGACGATCGTTCTTCCGTCGAGCCACGTTCCTATGCTCTCGCACCCGAAGGAAGTTGCTGAGTTGATCGAGAAGGCAACGACTCTGTCGAAGTAG
- a CDS encoding alpha/beta hydrolase family protein, producing MTEIIQVERRDLRIEAHLPQNTSTPVPAIILLHGSGGNVGWWLERIAPQVTAAGIALFAPHYFDRTGSTRPDYETIMDGVHVPQWIEAVEATLAYVADRPEIDASRIALVGVSLGAFLSLGLGAMLSASPLQEDRKRIRAIVDLSGGLIEPFRSQATHDFPPTLVVHGEADDVVHVKDAHALIDRLTELDVPHEALLLPGEGHWFSDAAQIPLFLRLADFLSRHLKP from the coding sequence ATGACAGAGATCATTCAGGTCGAGCGACGCGACCTTCGCATCGAAGCGCATCTGCCGCAGAACACCTCCACGCCTGTGCCTGCGATCATCCTGCTGCATGGCTCCGGCGGCAACGTTGGCTGGTGGCTTGAACGCATAGCACCGCAGGTAACGGCAGCCGGCATCGCGCTCTTTGCGCCTCACTACTTCGACCGCACCGGCTCCACGCGCCCTGACTACGAAACCATCATGGACGGCGTGCACGTGCCGCAGTGGATCGAAGCCGTGGAAGCCACGCTCGCCTACGTTGCCGATCGCCCGGAGATCGATGCCTCTCGCATCGCGCTCGTCGGCGTTTCACTCGGGGCGTTTCTGTCACTCGGGCTCGGCGCCATGCTCTCCGCATCGCCGCTGCAGGAGGACCGCAAGCGCATCCGCGCCATCGTAGATCTCTCCGGCGGACTCATCGAGCCGTTCCGCTCGCAGGCCACGCATGACTTCCCGCCCACGCTCGTGGTGCACGGCGAAGCCGACGATGTCGTCCACGTGAAGGACGCGCATGCGCTCATCGATCGACTCACCGAACTAGATGTTCCGCACGAGGCGCTGTTGCTCCCCGGCGAAGGCCACTGGTTCTCCGACGCGGCGCAAATCCCGCTCTTCCTGCGGCTCGCCGACTTCCTGAGTCGCCATCTGAAGCCATAA
- a CDS encoding gluconokinase — translation MIVVLMGVSGAGKTTIGTRLAAREGVVFADADDYHPLANKQKMAAGNPLNDDDRQPWLEELNRLMRGWYDAGKGGVLACSALKEKYRVTLAQNLPADALSFVLLDLPRATLEERLQQRNHEYMNPKLLDSQLATLEKPTDALRVENDKAPDEVVNEILAGLQR, via the coding sequence ATGATTGTGGTGCTGATGGGCGTGAGCGGCGCGGGGAAGACGACGATTGGAACGCGTCTGGCCGCGCGAGAGGGCGTCGTGTTTGCCGATGCGGATGATTATCATCCGCTGGCGAACAAGCAGAAAATGGCCGCTGGCAATCCGTTGAATGATGACGATCGCCAGCCCTGGCTGGAGGAGCTGAACCGGCTGATGCGCGGCTGGTACGACGCTGGGAAAGGCGGTGTGCTCGCGTGTTCGGCGCTGAAGGAAAAGTACCGCGTGACGCTCGCGCAAAACCTGCCTGCCGATGCTTTGAGCTTCGTCCTGCTTGACCTGCCGCGTGCCACGCTCGAAGAGCGTCTACAGCAGCGCAACCATGAGTACATGAACCCGAAACTGCTCGACAGCCAGCTCGCAACGCTGGAGAAGCCGACAGATGCGTTGCGTGTCGAGAACGACAAAGCGCCGGATGAAGTAGTGAATGAGATTCTCGCTGGGTTGCAGCGATAA
- a CDS encoding phosphatidylserine decarboxylase family protein, producing the protein MLYGISLLIVAVIVGVSTHFVVLTAIPVLLAAFFLWFFRDPNRTIPTGPGIVVSPADGKVEEAEWVSTTAGDRIRITVFLNVFNVHVNRVPVGGKVTLVEYREGLFLNAMKSESAVLNEQTMITIDNGEYEVSFKQIAGLLARRIVCNLKVGDVVERGQRMGLIKFGSRTDILLPANAELRVKPGQHVKGGSSILAVIPQESSH; encoded by the coding sequence TTGTTGTACGGAATTTCGCTGCTGATTGTTGCAGTGATTGTTGGCGTTTCGACGCACTTCGTAGTGCTCACGGCAATTCCCGTGCTGCTTGCGGCGTTTTTCCTGTGGTTCTTCCGTGATCCGAATCGCACGATTCCTACCGGCCCCGGCATCGTTGTCTCGCCGGCTGACGGCAAGGTAGAAGAAGCGGAGTGGGTCTCGACGACCGCGGGCGATCGCATCCGCATCACTGTCTTCCTGAACGTATTCAACGTGCACGTGAACCGCGTACCTGTCGGTGGAAAGGTCACCCTTGTGGAGTATCGCGAGGGCCTGTTTCTGAACGCGATGAAGTCCGAGTCCGCGGTGCTCAACGAGCAGACCATGATCACAATTGACAACGGCGAATACGAAGTGAGTTTCAAGCAGATCGCTGGCTTGCTCGCACGCCGCATTGTTTGCAACCTCAAGGTAGGGGATGTGGTCGAGCGCGGACAGCGTATGGGGCTGATCAAGTTCGGCTCGCGCACGGACATTCTGCTGCCGGCCAACGCAGAGCTTCGCGTGAAGCCTGGCCAGCATGTGAAGGGTGGCAGCTCGATTCTTGCCGTCATTCCGCAGGAGTCCTCCCACTAA
- a CDS encoding aspartate-semialdehyde dehydrogenase, protein MAAKFARAVIVGATTPLGKELAEQLNAATHMAWDLVLLDGDAAGQVTAAGDEALVVQPITADGFDGADIIFFATESSLTREHWKAAVGKGAGIVDLSGALTAEDGALLLTPLLYNSLDLAANVTTTAHPAAWMLARTLSGLPTNAAVTATVLLPASIHGAAAMDELHAQTVALLSFQSMPSEIFGGQSAFTLRDAFGEGAKANFAAQEQQVNLDLQRLGKALSIELQAVQAPVFHGVTASLFIDAPVGFDLDAWLKSLPSDEIQVLTGDEEVSNQSANGQSTILVRTKLATGSRKGVWLWLAADNLQAAARNALFNAEKLLQLRPSSTVQ, encoded by the coding sequence ATGGCAGCTAAGTTTGCGCGCGCCGTCATCGTGGGGGCAACCACGCCGCTAGGAAAAGAGCTCGCTGAGCAGTTGAACGCGGCGACGCATATGGCCTGGGACCTGGTGTTGCTCGATGGCGATGCCGCCGGTCAGGTGACTGCGGCAGGAGACGAAGCGCTGGTCGTGCAGCCGATCACCGCTGATGGTTTCGACGGCGCAGACATCATCTTCTTCGCCACTGAAAGCTCATTGACGCGCGAGCATTGGAAGGCTGCAGTGGGGAAGGGCGCCGGCATCGTCGACTTGAGCGGTGCGCTGACCGCCGAGGACGGCGCATTACTGCTGACACCGCTCCTCTATAACTCGCTGGATCTCGCGGCGAACGTCACTACGACTGCTCACCCCGCAGCATGGATGCTGGCGCGTACGCTCAGCGGCTTGCCCACGAACGCAGCTGTAACCGCGACAGTTCTGCTGCCAGCGTCGATCCACGGCGCTGCGGCGATGGACGAACTTCACGCGCAAACTGTTGCGCTACTTTCTTTCCAGAGCATGCCCTCAGAGATCTTCGGCGGACAGAGCGCCTTCACCTTACGCGATGCTTTCGGAGAAGGCGCCAAGGCGAACTTCGCTGCGCAGGAACAGCAGGTCAACCTTGACCTTCAACGACTCGGGAAGGCCTTGTCGATTGAACTGCAGGCGGTTCAGGCTCCGGTATTCCACGGCGTTACGGCGTCGCTCTTCATCGACGCGCCGGTGGGCTTCGACCTCGACGCCTGGTTGAAATCGTTGCCGAGTGACGAGATCCAAGTCCTCACGGGTGACGAAGAGGTCTCGAACCAGTCCGCAAACGGCCAGTCCACGATTCTCGTACGCACCAAGCTCGCGACCGGAAGCCGGAAGGGCGTGTGGCTGTGGCTGGCGGCCGATAACCTGCAAGCGGCGGCCAGAAACGCACTCTTCAACGCGGAGAAGCTATTGCAACTCCGTCCGTCGAGTACGGTCCAGTAG
- the pssA gene encoding CDP-diacylglycerol--serine O-phosphatidyltransferase — protein sequence MADVEMTPTGKRPSRGMYILPSLFTAGNIAAGYFALMQAIRGSAMHDPAAFDRSALAIAFAIVFDGLDGRIARMTNTQSDFGKELDSLADVIAFGVAPSVLAYLWGVHQVLPLGNPSSEAHLSHFGIVVCFLFLICGACRLARFNVSVNPQPRNPGRPGRKYFVGMPIPAGAGCVAAVVHFENGSPIYSFWWSLVWLVLVACVGFLMVSSWRFWSGKEIDVSSRRPARLLILLMVVLAVLYEWSEIGLLALAMTYLVSGVVARVAYSFGSKPQPTA from the coding sequence ATGGCGGACGTCGAGATGACGCCGACAGGGAAGCGCCCGTCGCGCGGCATGTACATCCTGCCGTCGCTGTTCACGGCAGGCAACATCGCTGCGGGCTACTTCGCGCTGATGCAGGCGATTCGCGGCTCCGCGATGCACGACCCCGCGGCCTTCGATCGCTCGGCGCTCGCGATTGCCTTCGCCATCGTCTTCGATGGACTCGATGGTCGCATCGCTCGCATGACGAACACGCAGAGCGACTTCGGCAAAGAGCTGGACTCGCTGGCCGATGTCATCGCATTCGGTGTGGCGCCAAGTGTGTTGGCGTATCTCTGGGGTGTGCATCAGGTGCTTCCGCTGGGCAATCCGTCCAGCGAAGCTCATTTATCGCACTTCGGTATCGTGGTCTGCTTCCTCTTCCTCATCTGTGGCGCATGCCGTCTGGCGCGCTTCAACGTGAGCGTGAATCCGCAACCTCGCAACCCCGGCCGACCTGGGCGAAAGTACTTTGTGGGGATGCCCATCCCTGCGGGAGCAGGATGCGTCGCTGCAGTCGTTCACTTCGAGAACGGCTCGCCGATCTACAGCTTCTGGTGGTCGCTCGTCTGGCTCGTTCTGGTGGCCTGCGTAGGCTTCCTCATGGTCAGCAGCTGGCGATTCTGGAGCGGCAAAGAGATCGATGTCAGCTCCCGCCGTCCGGCACGGTTGCTAATCCTGCTGATGGTCGTACTGGCCGTTTTGTATGAGTGGTCAGAGATCGGCTTGCTTGCGCTGGCGATGACGTATCTGGTGTCCGGAGTCGTTGCGCGTGTGGCCTATTCCTTCGGCAGCAAACCGCAGCCCACAGCGTAA
- a CDS encoding GNAT family N-acetyltransferase → MREAVAEDAVPLYELSANVEEAPHWPLAAWEAIFRGEGAERIVLVAVAENEVNSSEEILGLAVLTLVSDFAELESIAVAPKRQRQGIGGSLLVAGIVSASARGAQSLELEVRASNERARKFYQTRGFREQGRRAAYYSDPVEDAVLMELRPLKV, encoded by the coding sequence GTGCGTGAAGCCGTCGCGGAAGACGCGGTACCTCTGTATGAACTGAGCGCCAACGTGGAAGAGGCTCCGCACTGGCCGCTCGCAGCATGGGAGGCGATCTTTCGCGGCGAAGGCGCCGAGCGGATCGTGCTGGTGGCCGTGGCTGAAAACGAAGTGAATTCGAGCGAAGAGATACTTGGCCTCGCCGTGCTCACGTTGGTATCGGACTTTGCCGAACTGGAAAGCATCGCAGTTGCGCCGAAGCGGCAGCGACAGGGAATCGGTGGATCGCTGCTCGTGGCGGGCATCGTGAGCGCCAGCGCGCGGGGTGCGCAGTCGTTGGAACTGGAAGTGCGCGCAAGCAACGAGCGGGCGCGAAAGTTCTATCAGACACGCGGCTTTCGGGAGCAAGGAAGACGAGCTGCGTATTACAGCGATCCGGTGGAAGATGCGGTCCTGATGGAGTTACGTCCACTCAAAGTTTGA
- the tsaB gene encoding tRNA (adenosine(37)-N6)-threonylcarbamoyltransferase complex dimerization subunit type 1 TsaB: MTDANAQNVLWLDTCGAPSRAALFVRGELSGENVLPDRTASADLVSAMRELLGVERVTAVVVVSGPGSFTGVRVGLSAAKALCEVWDVPLYAVSRLAVLAAGAELGFAAMDAGRGQLYVRDLATTRESLEDFASFVEKIVESSSVVIAESPLANKLPNAVAREVSVADAWPLIQDAVLSEAANVALLDANYVRSESEIYAKKPAIA, from the coding sequence ATGACGGACGCGAACGCCCAGAACGTACTTTGGCTCGACACCTGCGGAGCTCCCTCCCGCGCGGCGTTATTCGTGCGCGGAGAGCTTTCGGGCGAGAACGTTTTGCCGGACCGGACGGCCTCCGCCGATCTGGTTTCAGCGATGCGGGAGCTGCTCGGCGTGGAGCGTGTGACGGCGGTGGTCGTGGTGAGCGGGCCGGGATCTTTCACAGGAGTGCGCGTGGGACTCTCCGCGGCGAAGGCTCTGTGCGAAGTGTGGGATGTGCCGCTTTATGCTGTGTCGCGACTCGCGGTGTTGGCGGCAGGTGCAGAGTTGGGGTTCGCTGCGATGGATGCTGGTCGCGGTCAGCTATACGTGCGTGACCTTGCGACAACGCGCGAGTCGCTGGAGGATTTCGCGAGCTTCGTGGAGAAGATCGTGGAGAGTTCTTCGGTGGTGATTGCTGAATCGCCTCTCGCGAATAAGCTGCCGAACGCGGTGGCGCGCGAGGTGTCTGTAGCGGATGCGTGGCCGCTGATTCAGGACGCGGTGTTGAGTGAAGCCGCGAATGTCGCCCTGCTGGATGCCAACTATGTGCGGAGCGAATCAGAGATCTACGCGAAGAAGCCTGCGATCGCATGA